A portion of the Rhodococcus pseudokoreensis genome contains these proteins:
- a CDS encoding flavin monoamine oxidase family protein, with protein MNYDTDVVIVGGGFAGITAARELTQRGITATILEGRDRLGGRTWTRDSALGRKLDFGGTWVHWTQPHVWAEIGRYDLPLVSSPTAERALWRADGRVRTGTAEQLFALMDPGMTGVLAGSAELLPNPYQFRPVGDELEALDHFTIAEKIAALNLDQEQHDLVEGFWGLSFSGLPAVGAYTQALRWCALTGGNWQLMFEACATYKLKNGTKSLLDAIAAQSTADVQFNSRVTRIEQDDDGVTVTVDGGRTLTARKAIVTLPLNVLNTVEFSPALPSDLVSVATEGQASTGVKVWVRVKGDIGKVAGLGPSSCPLNFFQYEYDIDGDSLIVAFGSDSTRIDVTDRGAVEAALREWIPDLDVVAVDGHDWVADELSGQTWPMLRPNQLAAVQESAATEHGHIRLAGSDYAEGWAGFIDGAIESAKTAAARILPELV; from the coding sequence ATGAACTACGACACCGATGTCGTCATCGTCGGCGGCGGCTTCGCCGGAATCACCGCCGCCCGTGAACTCACCCAGCGCGGTATCACCGCCACGATCCTCGAGGGTCGCGACCGGCTCGGCGGGCGCACCTGGACCCGCGACAGCGCCCTGGGCCGGAAGCTGGACTTCGGCGGCACCTGGGTGCATTGGACCCAGCCACACGTGTGGGCGGAGATCGGCCGCTACGACCTTCCCCTGGTGTCGAGCCCCACTGCCGAACGCGCGCTGTGGCGGGCCGACGGTCGAGTTCGCACCGGCACCGCCGAGCAACTGTTCGCCCTCATGGACCCGGGCATGACCGGGGTGCTGGCCGGCTCCGCGGAGCTACTTCCCAACCCGTACCAATTCCGGCCCGTCGGCGACGAGCTCGAGGCACTCGACCACTTCACCATCGCGGAGAAGATCGCCGCGCTGAACCTCGATCAGGAACAGCACGACCTGGTCGAAGGCTTCTGGGGCCTGTCCTTCAGCGGCCTGCCCGCCGTCGGTGCCTACACCCAGGCGCTGCGCTGGTGCGCGCTGACGGGCGGAAACTGGCAGCTGATGTTCGAAGCGTGCGCGACGTACAAGCTGAAGAACGGAACCAAGTCGCTCCTGGACGCGATCGCCGCCCAGTCCACCGCAGACGTACAGTTCAACTCGCGGGTCACCCGGATCGAGCAGGATGACGACGGCGTCACCGTCACCGTCGACGGCGGCCGGACCCTGACGGCACGCAAGGCGATCGTCACCCTCCCCCTGAACGTGCTGAACACCGTCGAATTCAGCCCGGCGCTGCCCAGTGACCTGGTCTCGGTCGCCACCGAGGGCCAGGCCTCGACCGGGGTGAAGGTATGGGTCCGCGTCAAGGGTGACATCGGCAAGGTCGCCGGACTCGGCCCCAGCTCCTGCCCTCTGAACTTCTTCCAGTACGAGTACGACATCGACGGCGACAGCCTCATCGTGGCGTTCGGCTCCGACTCCACGCGCATCGATGTCACCGACCGTGGCGCCGTCGAAGCCGCTCTGCGCGAATGGATTCCCGACCTGGACGTTGTGGCCGTCGACGGACACGACTGGGTCGCCGACGAGCTGTCCGGACAGACCTGGCCGATGCTGCGACCCAACCAACTCGCCGCCGTCCAGGAGTCCGCCGCCACCGAGCACGGCCACATCCGCCTTGCCGGCAGCGATTACGCCGAAGGCTGGGCGGGGTTCATCGACGGCGCGATCGAGAGCGCCAAGACCGCTGCAGCCCGCATTCTGCCCGAACTGGTCTGA
- a CDS encoding APC family permease: MSENSSGTQHQLHKTLRWYHGFMLALPIAAGLFVSVGYVIGALGAIPAAAICVILSAVALLQNKIFSEVAAMFPDKPGGVAMFATEAWKRYFAPLGPLAAFGYWCGWALVLSLVGLTIGSLVQAQWFPDATWTLFTLAGVAFGFPHLVSAITIVACTVLNVAGIKVAVRFNQIIGAAFILVLAVLAIGPFVTGQWHSANLTSHLDGGWKTFVVWLYVTAWAIYGSELCAVFAPEYKDTSRDTSKALTSIALFMVGAYTIVPIATTGQLGEAVITDNPITYGVASVQAISGGLSGVITAILCGALFLSMVSSSADAGRALYGIAAEKMSIRQLDQLNRAGVPSRALWITMAVNLLILVVVGNPVAILIASNLGYILAITLAVSGFLLLRKDRPLWPRPIRLSRKWIPVAAVITVFNAFILVVGVLNPDLSHAGGWKEVLLGVGLLSVGVLLFLYRRLVQDRVPVQWRDTSPHIPAAAVAPPSRGTLR; this comes from the coding sequence ATGAGCGAGAACTCTTCCGGAACACAACACCAATTGCACAAGACACTGCGCTGGTATCACGGTTTCATGCTCGCGCTGCCGATCGCCGCCGGATTGTTCGTCTCGGTCGGATACGTCATCGGCGCGCTCGGCGCGATTCCCGCCGCGGCAATCTGCGTGATCCTCTCGGCCGTCGCCCTTCTGCAGAACAAGATCTTCTCCGAAGTGGCGGCAATGTTCCCCGACAAACCCGGCGGGGTTGCCATGTTCGCGACCGAGGCGTGGAAGCGGTACTTCGCCCCACTCGGGCCGCTCGCCGCGTTCGGCTACTGGTGCGGGTGGGCGTTGGTGCTCTCACTGGTCGGGTTGACCATCGGGTCGCTGGTGCAGGCCCAGTGGTTCCCTGACGCGACGTGGACGCTGTTCACCTTGGCCGGCGTCGCGTTCGGATTCCCGCACCTGGTCTCGGCGATCACGATCGTCGCGTGCACGGTCCTCAACGTCGCAGGCATCAAGGTGGCCGTCAGGTTCAACCAGATCATCGGTGCCGCATTCATCCTCGTCCTTGCCGTTCTCGCGATCGGCCCGTTCGTCACGGGCCAATGGCACTCGGCGAATCTGACCTCCCACCTCGACGGTGGCTGGAAGACGTTCGTCGTCTGGCTGTATGTCACCGCCTGGGCGATCTACGGCTCGGAGTTGTGCGCCGTCTTCGCACCCGAATACAAGGACACCAGTCGCGACACCTCGAAGGCGCTGACGTCGATCGCACTGTTCATGGTCGGTGCGTACACGATCGTGCCGATCGCGACCACAGGCCAACTCGGGGAGGCTGTGATCACCGACAATCCCATCACCTACGGGGTGGCGAGTGTGCAGGCGATTTCCGGCGGTTTGTCCGGGGTCATCACCGCAATCTTGTGCGGTGCGTTGTTCCTGAGCATGGTCTCCTCGTCCGCCGATGCCGGCCGCGCCCTATACGGCATCGCGGCCGAGAAGATGTCCATCCGCCAACTCGATCAGCTCAACCGTGCCGGTGTCCCCAGCCGGGCACTGTGGATCACGATGGCCGTCAACCTGCTGATTCTGGTCGTCGTCGGCAACCCGGTCGCCATCCTCATTGCCAGCAATCTCGGCTATATTCTGGCGATCACCCTCGCCGTCAGTGGATTCCTCCTGCTGCGCAAGGATCGCCCGCTCTGGCCCCGCCCGATCCGGTTGTCGCGTAAGTGGATCCCGGTCGCGGCCGTCATCACCGTATTCAACGCCTTCATCCTCGTCGTCGGCGTCCTCAACCCCGACCTCTCCCACGCCGGCGGCTGGAAGGAAGTGCTACTCGGGGTCGGATTGCTCTCGGTCGGTGTGCTCCTGTTCCTCTATCGACGCCTGGTGCAGGACCGCGTCCCGGTTCAGTGGCGCGACACCTCTCCCCACATCCCGGCCGCAGCGGTGGCGCCTCCGTCGCGGGGGACGCTCCGCTGA
- a CDS encoding TetR/AcrR family transcriptional regulator gives MSAVESAASRPALRYGERRTALLAAAVRVGAEQGLRNLTYRAVAREAGVAHGLVAHHFGTRDALLEEALQYSLAKSVPAISARPGSGDLDALFEGIVEMVQTLPHDLAFQYELILESRRRPELRPHVQSLYRTFEQALADELACGEMDLDQDFVHLIFAALDGLVFQQLSIADPERTDAALAHLRTLLALAGHRST, from the coding sequence ATGTCTGCCGTCGAATCGGCCGCCTCGCGTCCGGCGCTTCGCTATGGCGAGAGGCGGACGGCGCTTCTCGCAGCTGCGGTGCGCGTAGGGGCCGAACAGGGCTTGCGCAATCTCACCTATCGCGCGGTCGCCCGCGAGGCCGGAGTAGCGCACGGTCTCGTCGCGCACCATTTCGGTACCCGCGATGCGCTACTCGAAGAGGCGCTGCAGTACTCGCTCGCCAAAAGCGTGCCGGCGATCAGCGCACGGCCGGGAAGCGGGGACCTAGACGCGCTCTTCGAAGGGATCGTGGAGATGGTGCAGACGCTTCCCCACGATCTCGCGTTCCAGTACGAACTGATCCTCGAATCACGGCGGCGGCCGGAGCTGCGGCCACACGTTCAGTCGCTGTACCGGACGTTCGAGCAAGCCCTCGCCGACGAACTGGCATGCGGGGAGATGGACCTCGACCAGGACTTCGTGCACCTCATCTTCGCCGCCCTGGACGGTCTGGTCTTCCAGCAGTTGTCGATCGCCGACCCGGAACGGACCGACGCTGCGCTGGCGCACCTGCGTACCCTGCTCGCGCTCGCCGGCCACCGCTCGACCTGA
- a CDS encoding AMP-binding protein, with amino-acid sequence MPLEKSLWPATPSSGVRDITVGDLLREAASAVPDRLALVDGSPDPADRREWTYRQLLADTEKAARALLAHFAPGDRIAIWAPNSAEWVILQQAIAMAGMVVVGVNPAYRAHELEYILRQSRSVGLFYRESYRGADLTAVLAEVRPSLPELRMVVTPSEWQSFIATADPASDLPAVAPTAPVQIQYTSGTTGFPKGALLHHKGIVNEATFVFERAGLVDHVVCVNAMPMYHIGGGAVTELGTFAAHGTFVVLPGFDAALMLEMLEAYRGTHSLMVPTMLIALLEHPDRGTRDLSSLHTVLSGASAVPQALVERVLDELDCQVTILFGQSEMHGVISQTRVTDDPADQATTVGQPLPELEVKIIDPVSQEIVPIGEQGEICCRGYQTMLGYSEMPDETAATIDADGWLYMGDLATMDERGFLRITGRLKDMIIRGGMNIYPREIEELLFRHDDVAEVAIVGVPDTRWGEQIGAVVRPADPANPPDPTELKAWCRDRIAAHKTPSLWYFTDALPMTPSGKIQKFRVQQEIASGALTAAHLDTQPAPESLSNS; translated from the coding sequence ATGCCCCTCGAAAAGTCTCTTTGGCCGGCGACACCGAGCTCCGGCGTCCGCGACATCACCGTCGGCGACCTGCTGCGAGAGGCCGCGTCGGCGGTACCCGACCGCCTCGCCCTGGTCGACGGATCTCCCGATCCGGCCGACCGGCGAGAGTGGACGTACCGTCAACTCCTCGCCGACACCGAGAAGGCAGCCAGGGCACTGCTGGCCCACTTCGCGCCCGGAGACCGGATCGCGATCTGGGCGCCCAACAGTGCGGAGTGGGTCATCCTTCAGCAAGCGATCGCGATGGCCGGGATGGTGGTGGTGGGCGTGAACCCCGCCTACCGCGCCCACGAACTCGAGTACATCCTTCGCCAGTCCCGCTCGGTCGGGCTCTTCTACCGGGAAAGCTATCGCGGCGCGGACCTCACGGCGGTCCTGGCGGAAGTACGGCCGTCACTCCCTGAACTCCGCATGGTCGTGACGCCCAGCGAGTGGCAGTCCTTCATCGCGACCGCGGATCCGGCAAGTGACTTACCCGCTGTCGCACCCACCGCCCCGGTGCAGATTCAATACACCTCCGGAACCACCGGTTTCCCCAAAGGCGCACTGCTGCATCACAAAGGAATCGTCAACGAAGCCACGTTCGTGTTCGAGCGGGCCGGGCTGGTGGACCACGTCGTCTGCGTCAACGCAATGCCGATGTACCACATCGGGGGCGGTGCCGTAACCGAACTCGGGACGTTCGCGGCACACGGAACCTTTGTGGTGCTACCCGGCTTCGACGCCGCGCTCATGCTCGAGATGCTCGAGGCCTACCGCGGAACACACTCGCTGATGGTCCCGACGATGCTCATCGCGCTTCTCGAGCACCCGGACCGCGGAACACGCGACTTGTCGAGCCTCCACACCGTGCTGTCCGGCGCGTCAGCAGTTCCCCAGGCACTCGTCGAACGGGTGCTCGACGAACTCGACTGCCAAGTCACGATCCTGTTCGGGCAGAGCGAGATGCACGGCGTCATCAGCCAGACCCGAGTCACCGACGATCCGGCCGATCAGGCCACCACCGTCGGACAGCCGCTGCCGGAACTGGAAGTGAAGATCATCGACCCCGTCTCCCAGGAGATCGTCCCGATCGGTGAACAGGGCGAAATATGCTGTCGTGGCTACCAGACGATGCTCGGCTACTCCGAGATGCCCGACGAGACCGCCGCCACCATCGACGCCGACGGATGGCTGTACATGGGTGATCTCGCAACGATGGACGAACGAGGCTTCCTCCGCATCACCGGCCGCCTCAAAGACATGATCATTCGTGGCGGCATGAACATCTATCCCCGCGAGATCGAAGAACTGCTGTTCCGGCACGACGACGTGGCCGAGGTTGCGATCGTCGGGGTTCCGGACACCCGATGGGGCGAGCAAATCGGCGCCGTCGTGCGACCGGCGGACCCCGCCAATCCACCGGACCCGACCGAATTGAAAGCCTGGTGCCGCGACCGAATCGCGGCCCACAAGACGCCGTCGCTGTGGTACTTCACCGACGCACTCCCCATGACACCGTCCGGGAAGATCCAGAAATTCCGTGTGCAGCAGGAAATTGCGTCCGGTGCGCTCACCGCCGCACACCTCGATACCCAGCCGGCGCCGGAGTCACTGTCCAACAGCTGA
- the yddG gene encoding aromatic amino acid DMT transporter YddG: MTGRNATLAGLAAIVLWSTMVGMIRLVTESLGAIGGAAMIYTCCSVLLFLTVGWPKLREFNRVYLLTGALMFAGYEVCFALAIGLATDARQAIEVGIVNYLWPCLTVLFAILFTGQRSSILFIPGIGLSIAGIALVLGGDTGLDLPGTIENIRTNPLSYALALLGAVIWSAYCTVTKLFAKGNNGITPFFMLTAASFWVLYLFSDTEPIHLTLTGVVATLVAACAIGFGYALWNVGILHGNMTLLAAASYFTPVLSAAFSSLMLATALGVTFWVGTAIVCVGATVCWVATREPKKAGETTPPAAATPDRTVTDERPRDRAAVRVGGRRHSSRGPSALGIRRRKHEADAIDTH; this comes from the coding sequence ATGACTGGCCGGAACGCAACCCTGGCCGGCCTGGCAGCAATTGTGTTGTGGAGCACCATGGTCGGCATGATCCGACTGGTCACGGAGAGTCTCGGCGCCATCGGCGGCGCGGCCATGATCTACACGTGCTGCTCCGTCTTGTTGTTCCTCACCGTCGGGTGGCCCAAACTTCGCGAGTTCAACCGCGTCTATCTGCTGACCGGCGCTCTGATGTTCGCCGGATACGAAGTGTGCTTCGCCCTCGCGATCGGACTGGCAACCGACGCGCGCCAGGCGATCGAGGTCGGCATCGTGAACTATCTGTGGCCGTGCCTGACAGTCCTGTTCGCCATCCTGTTCACCGGTCAGAGGTCGTCGATCCTGTTCATTCCCGGCATCGGACTGTCGATCGCCGGGATCGCGCTGGTCCTCGGCGGTGACACCGGACTCGACCTGCCCGGGACCATCGAGAACATTCGCACGAATCCCCTGAGTTACGCTCTCGCACTCCTGGGAGCCGTCATCTGGTCCGCGTACTGCACCGTGACAAAGCTGTTCGCCAAGGGCAACAACGGGATTACTCCGTTCTTCATGCTCACCGCAGCATCGTTCTGGGTCCTGTACCTGTTCAGCGACACCGAACCCATCCACCTCACGCTGACCGGGGTGGTAGCGACACTGGTAGCGGCGTGCGCCATCGGCTTCGGCTACGCGCTGTGGAATGTGGGCATTCTTCACGGAAACATGACTCTTCTCGCTGCCGCTTCCTACTTCACGCCGGTCCTGTCGGCTGCGTTCTCTTCGCTGATGCTGGCTACCGCACTCGGTGTCACGTTCTGGGTCGGCACCGCCATCGTGTGCGTCGGCGCAACGGTGTGCTGGGTCGCAACGCGCGAACCCAAGAAGGCCGGCGAAACTACTCCCCCGGCAGCGGCGACTCCCGACCGCACCGTCACAGACGAACGACCGCGGGATCGCGCGGCAGTGCGCGTCGGCGGTCGACGTCACTCGTCGCGCGGCCCGAGCGCGCTGGGAATTCGCCGGCGCAAGCACGAAGCCGACGCGATCGACACCCACTGA